The Oncorhynchus tshawytscha isolate Ot180627B linkage group LG08, Otsh_v2.0, whole genome shotgun sequence genome window below encodes:
- the LOC112256150 gene encoding ubiquitin-conjugating enzyme E2 D2 isoform X1, translating into MALKRIHKELNDLGRDPPAQCSAGPVGDDMFHWQATIMGPNDSPYQGGVFFLTIHFPTDYPFKPPKLAFTTRIYHPNINSNGSICLDILRSQWSPALTISKVLLSICSLLCDPNPDDPLVPEIARIYKTDTEKYNRLAREWTEKYAML; encoded by the exons GAGCTGAACGACCTGGGCAGGGACCCTCCTGCACAGTGTTCCGCTGGCCCGGTTGGAGACGACA TGTTTCATTGGCAAGCTACAATTATGGGGCCT AATGACAGCCCATACCAAGGTGGTGTTTTTTTCCTGACTATTCACTTCCCCACAGACTATCCCTTCAAACCACCTAAG CTTGCGTTCACCACAAGAATTTATCACCCAAATATTAACAGTAACGGCAGCATCTGCCTGGATATTTTGAGATCACAGTGGTCTCCAGCATTAACTATCTCTAAAG TACTTTTGTCCATTTGTTCACTCTTATgtgaccccaaccctgacgacCCGTTAGTGCCAGAGATCGCCCGTATCTACAAAACAGATACGGAAAA GTATAATAGACTAGCGAGAGAATGGACAGAAAAGTACGCTATGCTTTAG
- the LOC112256150 gene encoding ubiquitin-conjugating enzyme E2 D2 isoform X2 — protein MALKRIHKELNDLGRDPPAQCSAGPVGDDMFHWQATIMGPNDSPYQGGVFFLTIHFPTDYPFKPPKLAFTTRIYHPNINSNGSICLDILRSQWSPALTISKVLLSICSLLCDPNPDDPLVPEIARIYKTDTEKYNRIAREWTQKYAM, from the exons GAGCTGAACGACCTGGGCAGGGACCCTCCTGCACAGTGTTCCGCTGGCCCGGTTGGAGACGACA TGTTTCATTGGCAAGCTACAATTATGGGGCCT AATGACAGCCCATACCAAGGTGGTGTTTTTTTCCTGACTATTCACTTCCCCACAGACTATCCCTTCAAACCACCTAAG CTTGCGTTCACCACAAGAATTTATCACCCAAATATTAACAGTAACGGCAGCATCTGCCTGGATATTTTGAGATCACAGTGGTCTCCAGCATTAACTATCTCTAAAG TACTTTTGTCCATTTGTTCACTCTTATgtgaccccaaccctgacgacCCGTTAGTGCCAGAGATCGCCCGTATCTACAAAACAGATACGGAAAA GTACAACAGAATAGCCCGGGAATGGACTCAGAAGTACGCCATGTGA